The Streptomyces nitrosporeus genome includes a window with the following:
- a CDS encoding ArsA-related P-loop ATPase — protein sequence MTPGTSSTHTGAVPRPGTDGTPRPDTGPTPRLDTDALLDDPGIRIVVCCGSGGVGKTTTAAALGVRAAERGRRVVVLTIDPARRLAQSMGIDQLDNVPRRVEGIEGDGELHAMMLDMKRTFDETVEAHTDAERARAIMENPFYQSLSAGFAGTQEYMAMEKLGQLRARDEWDLIVVDTPPSRSALDFLDAPKRLGSFLDGKFIRLLIAPAKIGGRAGMKFLNVGMSMMTGTLGKLLGGQFLRDVQTFVAAMDSMFGGFRTRADATYQLLQAPGTAFLVVATPERDALREAAYFVERLATERMPLAGLVLNRVHGSGAARLSAERALAAAENLEGSGIVDQPAGKAGPCAGPADLTSPESAGAPEPRESPGSPLSPEHSHEPSPGRTPRGRGAAEPRPQAPPGPARTAAGDPAREDMTEEPADSATPAGTALPDGASDVSVEQLTAGLLRLHAERMQVVAREQRTRDGFTARHPEVPVTAVDALPGDVHDLSGLRAVGERLATGSA from the coding sequence ATGACACCGGGCACCAGCAGCACGCACACCGGCGCCGTACCGCGCCCCGGCACCGACGGCACGCCCCGTCCGGACACCGGCCCCACGCCTCGTCTGGACACCGACGCGCTCCTGGACGATCCCGGGATCCGGATCGTCGTGTGCTGCGGCTCGGGCGGTGTGGGCAAGACCACGACCGCGGCGGCACTGGGCGTACGGGCGGCCGAGCGCGGCCGCAGGGTCGTGGTCCTCACCATCGACCCGGCCCGACGGCTCGCCCAGTCCATGGGCATCGACCAGCTGGACAACGTCCCCCGCCGGGTCGAGGGCATCGAGGGCGACGGCGAACTGCACGCCATGATGCTGGACATGAAGCGCACCTTCGACGAGACGGTCGAAGCGCACACGGACGCCGAGCGGGCCCGGGCGATCATGGAGAACCCCTTCTACCAGTCCCTGTCGGCCGGTTTCGCCGGCACCCAGGAGTACATGGCGATGGAGAAGCTGGGCCAGCTGAGGGCCCGCGACGAGTGGGACCTGATCGTCGTCGACACCCCGCCCTCACGCTCGGCGCTGGACTTCCTGGACGCGCCGAAACGTCTCGGCTCCTTCCTGGACGGGAAGTTCATCCGGCTGCTCATCGCCCCCGCGAAGATCGGCGGGCGGGCGGGGATGAAGTTCCTCAACGTCGGCATGTCGATGATGACCGGCACGCTGGGGAAACTGCTCGGCGGCCAGTTCCTGCGGGACGTCCAGACGTTCGTCGCGGCGATGGACTCCATGTTCGGAGGGTTCCGGACCCGGGCCGACGCGACGTACCAGCTCCTCCAGGCCCCCGGGACGGCCTTCCTCGTGGTGGCGACACCGGAGCGGGACGCGTTGCGCGAGGCCGCGTACTTCGTGGAGCGGCTCGCCACGGAGCGGATGCCACTGGCCGGCCTCGTACTGAACCGGGTGCACGGCAGCGGGGCCGCCCGCCTCTCCGCGGAACGGGCCCTGGCCGCCGCGGAAAATCTTGAGGGCTCCGGCATTGTGGATCAGCCGGCCGGGAAGGCTGGCCCATGTGCGGGCCCCGCGGACCTCACCTCTCCCGAGTCCGCCGGAGCCCCCGAGCCCCGCGAATCCCCCGGATCACCGCTCTCCCCCGAGCACTCCCACGAACCGTCCCCCGGCCGCACCCCGCGCGGGCGCGGGGCCGCCGAGCCGCGGCCCCAGGCACCGCCCGGTCCGGCGCGTACAGCAGCCGGTGACCCCGCACGAGAGGACATGACGGAAGAACCGGCCGACAGCGCGACTCCGGCCGGTACGGCGCTTCCTGACGGAGCGTCGGACGTATCGGTCGAGCAGCTCACAGCGGGCCTGTTGCGCCTGCACGCCGAACGCATGCAGGTCGTCGCGCGCGAACAGCGCACGCGTGACGGCTTCACCGCGCGCCATCCCGAGGTGCCGGTGACCGCGGTGGACGCGCTGCCCGGAGACGTGCACGACCTGTCGGGCCTGCGCGCCGTCGGAGAACGGCTCGCGACCGGCAGCGCCTGA
- a CDS encoding ArsA family ATPase: MSRFQVVSGKGGTGKTTVAAALALALATEGRRTLLVEVEGRQGIAQLFESEALPYEERRIAVAPGGGEVHALAIDAELALLDYLQMFYKLGSAGRALKKLGAIDFATTVAPGVRDVLLTGKACEAVRRKDRQGRFVYDYVIMDAPPTGRITRFLNVNDEVAGLARIGPIHNQAQAVMRVLKSPETAVHLVTLLEEMPVQETADGIAELRAAGLPVGRVVVNMVRPHLLDEEALRTASGGRRGEIGKALTRAGVKGAASLVRPLVEQAAEHARRVELERGQRAVLAGLGLPTAELPLMGEGVSLSALYEMATEFRKQGMGDGSVDEAVQGAGEPGRRTGGGPGDGGHQDGTRSGGPGRGAGS, translated from the coding sequence GTGAGCAGGTTCCAGGTCGTCAGCGGCAAGGGCGGTACCGGTAAGACCACGGTCGCCGCCGCCCTCGCGCTCGCCCTCGCGACCGAGGGCAGGCGCACCCTCCTCGTCGAGGTCGAGGGCCGGCAGGGCATCGCCCAGCTGTTCGAGTCCGAAGCCCTTCCCTACGAGGAACGCAGGATCGCCGTGGCGCCGGGGGGCGGTGAGGTCCACGCGCTGGCCATCGACGCCGAGCTCGCCCTCCTCGACTACCTCCAGATGTTCTACAAGCTGGGCAGCGCGGGCCGGGCCCTGAAGAAGCTCGGCGCGATCGACTTCGCCACCACCGTGGCGCCCGGTGTCCGGGACGTGCTGCTCACCGGCAAGGCCTGCGAGGCGGTACGCCGCAAGGACAGGCAGGGCAGGTTCGTCTACGACTACGTGATCATGGACGCCCCGCCGACCGGCCGCATCACCCGCTTCCTCAACGTCAACGACGAGGTGGCGGGCCTGGCCCGGATAGGCCCCATACACAACCAGGCGCAGGCCGTCATGCGGGTCCTGAAGTCCCCCGAGACGGCGGTGCACCTGGTGACACTGCTGGAGGAGATGCCGGTCCAGGAGACCGCCGACGGCATCGCCGAGCTGCGGGCGGCCGGTCTGCCCGTCGGCCGGGTGGTGGTGAACATGGTCCGGCCCCATCTGCTGGACGAGGAAGCGCTGCGTACGGCTTCGGGCGGCCGGCGCGGGGAGATCGGCAAGGCCCTGACCCGGGCGGGGGTGAAGGGGGCGGCGTCCCTGGTCCGGCCCCTGGTCGAGCAGGCCGCCGAGCACGCCCGGCGAGTGGAGCTCGAACGCGGACAGCGCGCGGTGCTGGCCGGTCTCGGCCTGCCCACCGCCGAACTCCCGCTGATGGGCGAGGGGGTGAGCCTCTCCGCGCTGTACGAGATGGCGACGGAGTTCCGCAAGCAGGGCATGGGCGACGGGTCCGTGGACGAGGCCGTACAAGGGGCCGGGGAACCCGGACGGCGGACCGGAGGCGGCCCGGGGGACGGCGGGCACCAGGACGGCACCCGGAGCGGCGGCCCGGGACGAGGGGCGGGTTCATGA
- a CDS encoding DUF4177 domain-containing protein, whose translation MTKWEYATVPLLVHATKQILDTWGEDGWELVQVVPGPNNPEQLVAYLKREKA comes from the coding sequence ATGACCAAGTGGGAATACGCGACCGTGCCCCTTCTCGTGCACGCGACCAAGCAGATTCTGGACACCTGGGGCGAGGACGGCTGGGAGCTGGTCCAGGTCGTTCCCGGCCCGAACAACCCCGAGCAGCTCGTGGCCTACCTGAAGCGGGAGAAGGCGTAG
- a CDS encoding RidA family protein has protein sequence MAGAVEARLAELGLTLPDVVPPLATYQPAVRSGVYVYTSGQLPMVDGRLAVTGKVGAEVTPDEARELAGTCALNALAAVKSAVGDLDRIARVVKVVGFVASAADFTGQPGVVNGASELLGAVLGDKGVHARSAVGVAVLPLDAPVEIEIQVELTED, from the coding sequence GTGGCGGGCGCCGTCGAGGCCCGGCTCGCCGAGCTGGGCCTGACGCTCCCGGACGTCGTCCCGCCGCTCGCGACGTATCAGCCGGCCGTGCGGTCCGGGGTGTACGTGTACACCTCCGGCCAGCTCCCCATGGTGGACGGCCGGCTCGCGGTGACCGGGAAGGTCGGCGCGGAGGTGACGCCGGACGAGGCCAGGGAACTGGCCGGGACCTGCGCGCTGAACGCCCTCGCGGCCGTGAAGTCGGCCGTCGGCGACCTGGACCGGATCGCCCGGGTCGTGAAGGTCGTGGGCTTCGTCGCCTCCGCCGCCGACTTCACCGGACAGCCCGGCGTGGTCAACGGCGCGAGCGAACTGCTCGGCGCGGTGCTGGGCGACAAGGGCGTGCACGCGCGCAGCGCGGTGGGCGTCGCGGTGCTGCCCCTGGACGCGCCGGTGGAGATCGAGATCCAGGTCGAGCTGACCGAGGACTGA
- a CDS encoding NUDIX hydrolase, with translation MSNGQWYPPEWPARIRALASGELTAVTPRRAATVMLLRDGAPDAAGAGPVVYMLRRRTSMAFAAGMYAYPGGGVDPRDDDRCVRWSGPSLETWAARLGLRTAAGAQAVVCAAVRETYEEAGVLLAGPTADSVVGDTTGADWEADRQALVDRKLSFAEFLDRRDLVLRSDLLGAWARWITPEFEPRRYDTWFFVAALPEGQRTRNASTEADRTVWIRPDAALAGYDRGELLMMPPTVATLRTLLPHGTAAGALRAAAEAPGLTPVLAEARLEGDGLVLSWPGHEEFTQHIPATPTAVGGVSRTDGGGGTGGADGGEGADGAVGGEGAGGGRA, from the coding sequence ATGTCCAACGGTCAGTGGTACCCCCCGGAATGGCCCGCCCGTATCAGGGCCCTCGCCAGCGGTGAGCTGACGGCCGTGACGCCCCGGCGGGCGGCCACCGTCATGCTGCTGCGGGACGGCGCACCGGACGCGGCCGGGGCGGGGCCCGTCGTGTACATGCTCCGCCGACGCACCTCGATGGCCTTCGCCGCGGGCATGTACGCCTATCCGGGCGGTGGTGTCGATCCGCGTGACGACGACCGTTGCGTGCGGTGGTCCGGTCCGTCCCTGGAGACCTGGGCGGCCCGGCTGGGTCTCCGGACGGCCGCCGGGGCCCAGGCCGTCGTCTGCGCCGCGGTACGCGAGACGTACGAGGAGGCGGGCGTGCTGCTCGCCGGGCCCACGGCCGATTCGGTGGTCGGCGACACCACCGGCGCCGACTGGGAGGCAGACCGCCAGGCACTCGTGGACCGGAAGCTGTCCTTCGCCGAGTTCCTCGACCGGAGGGACCTGGTACTGCGCTCCGACCTGCTGGGGGCATGGGCGCGCTGGATCACCCCGGAGTTCGAGCCGCGCCGGTACGACACCTGGTTCTTCGTCGCGGCCCTCCCGGAGGGCCAGCGCACCCGGAACGCCTCGACCGAGGCCGACCGCACGGTGTGGATCCGTCCGGACGCGGCACTCGCGGGGTACGACCGGGGCGAGCTGCTGATGATGCCGCCGACCGTGGCCACCTTGCGGACGCTCCTGCCTCATGGGACCGCCGCCGGGGCACTGAGGGCCGCGGCAGAGGCCCCGGGCCTCACTCCGGTGCTCGCGGAGGCCCGGCTGGAGGGCGACGGCCTGGTGCTGAGCTGGCCGGGCCACGAGGAGTTCACCCAGCACATCCCTGCCACCCCCACCGCAGTCGGCGGTGTCTCCCGTACGGACGGTGGCGGGGGCACGGGCGGTGCGGATGGTGGCGAGGGCGCGGACGGTGCGGTCGGCGGCGAGGGCGCGGGCGGTGGCCGGGCATGA
- a CDS encoding MBL fold metallo-hydrolase, which produces MSDAAALPGQPRDVVLSGPATARTVNVLAPNASAMTLDGTNTWIVAEPDSGLAVVIDPGPLDDRHLRAVIDMAERAGKRVALTLLTHGHPDHAEGAARFAELTRTKVRALDAALRLGDEGLSAGDVITTGGLELRVVPTPGHTADSLSFHLPADRAVLTGDTILGRGTTVVAHPDGRLGEYLDTLRRLRSLTVDDGVRTVLPGHGPVLEDAQGAVEFYLAHRAHRIAQVETAVEAGHRTPAEVVAAVYADVDRSLWPAAELSVRAQLEYLTERGLIQ; this is translated from the coding sequence ATGAGTGACGCCGCGGCCCTTCCCGGCCAGCCCCGTGACGTGGTCCTGTCCGGGCCCGCCACCGCCCGTACGGTCAACGTGCTCGCGCCCAACGCCTCGGCGATGACCCTGGACGGTACCAACACGTGGATCGTCGCGGAACCGGATTCCGGCCTCGCGGTCGTGATCGATCCGGGCCCGCTGGACGACAGGCATCTGCGGGCCGTCATCGACATGGCGGAGCGGGCCGGGAAACGTGTCGCACTGACGCTGCTGACCCACGGTCACCCCGACCACGCGGAGGGCGCGGCCAGGTTCGCCGAGCTCACCCGCACGAAGGTGCGGGCCCTGGACGCGGCGCTGCGCCTGGGGGACGAGGGCCTGTCGGCGGGTGACGTGATCACCACGGGCGGCCTGGAACTCCGGGTCGTGCCGACCCCGGGCCACACCGCGGACTCGCTCTCCTTCCACCTGCCCGCCGACCGGGCCGTTCTGACGGGGGACACGATCCTCGGGCGCGGTACGACGGTCGTCGCCCACCCGGACGGGCGGCTCGGCGAATACCTCGACACACTCCGCAGGCTGCGCTCCCTGACCGTCGACGACGGCGTGCGCACCGTGCTCCCGGGGCACGGCCCGGTGCTGGAGGACGCCCAGGGGGCGGTGGAGTTCTACCTCGCCCACCGGGCCCACCGGATCGCCCAGGTGGAGACGGCCGTGGAGGCCGGACACCGCACCCCGGCAGAGGTCGTCGCGGCGGTCTACGCCGATGTGGACCGTTCGCTGTGGCCTGCGGCGGAACTGTCGGTGCGGGCCCAGCTCGAATACCTGACCGAGCGAGGGCTGATCCAGTGA
- a CDS encoding Crp/Fnr family transcriptional regulator — MDDVLRRAPLFAALDDEQAAELRASMSEVTLARGDALFHEGDPGDRLYVVTDGKVKLHRTSPDGRENMLAVLGPGELIGELSLFDPGPRTATATALTEVKLLGLGHGDLQPWLNARPEVATALLRAVARRLRKTNDQMSDLVFSDVPGRVARALLDLSRRFGVQSEEGIHVVHDLTQEELAQLVGASRETVNKALADFAGRGWLRLEARAVILLDVERLAKRSR, encoded by the coding sequence GTGGACGACGTTCTGCGGCGCGCCCCGCTTTTCGCGGCGCTCGATGACGAACAGGCCGCGGAGCTCCGCGCCTCGATGAGTGAAGTGACCCTCGCGCGCGGTGACGCGCTGTTCCACGAGGGAGACCCGGGGGACCGGCTGTACGTGGTCACCGACGGGAAGGTGAAGCTGCACCGCACCTCCCCCGACGGGCGGGAGAACATGCTGGCCGTCCTCGGCCCCGGTGAGCTGATCGGCGAGCTGTCGCTGTTCGACCCGGGCCCGCGCACCGCCACCGCGACCGCCCTGACCGAGGTGAAGCTCCTGGGCCTGGGCCACGGAGACCTCCAGCCCTGGCTGAACGCCCGCCCCGAGGTCGCGACCGCGCTGCTGCGCGCCGTCGCCCGTCGGCTCCGCAAGACCAACGACCAGATGTCCGACCTGGTCTTCTCCGATGTGCCGGGCCGTGTCGCCCGTGCGCTCCTGGATCTGTCGCGCCGCTTCGGCGTCCAGTCCGAGGAGGGCATCCACGTCGTCCACGACCTGACCCAGGAAGAGCTGGCCCAGCTGGTCGGCGCCTCCCGCGAGACGGTCAACAAGGCGCTCGCCGACTTCGCGGGCCGGGGCTGGCTGCGGCTCGAAGCGCGCGCGGTGATCCTCCTGGACGTCGAGCGGCTGGCCAAGCGGTCCCGCTGA
- the nth gene encoding endonuclease III has translation MKKPGDAAPAKKAGGAASAKKPGKPETHLAMVRRARRINRELAEIYPYAHPELDFRNPFELLVATVLSAQTTDLRVNQTTPALFAAYPTPEDMAAAVPEELEAIIRPTGFFRAKARSLIGLSASLRDDFGGEVPGRLDALVTLPGVGRKTANVVLGNAFGVPGITVDTHFGRLVRRWKWTVQEDPVKVEADVAAIFPKSEWTMLSHRVVFHGRRICHARRPACGACPIAPLCPAYGEGETDPEKAGKLLKYELGGYPGQRLSPPPDYPGRPAPPLGTA, from the coding sequence GTGAAGAAGCCTGGAGATGCCGCACCCGCGAAGAAGGCGGGAGGGGCCGCATCCGCGAAGAAGCCGGGAAAGCCGGAGACCCACCTCGCGATGGTGCGCCGGGCCCGCAGGATCAACCGGGAGCTCGCCGAGATCTACCCGTACGCCCACCCCGAGCTCGACTTCCGTAATCCCTTCGAACTCCTCGTGGCGACGGTGCTGTCCGCCCAGACCACCGACCTGCGGGTCAACCAGACCACCCCCGCGCTCTTCGCCGCTTATCCCACCCCCGAGGACATGGCCGCCGCGGTCCCTGAGGAGCTGGAGGCGATCATCCGTCCGACCGGGTTCTTCCGGGCCAAGGCACGGTCCCTGATCGGTCTGTCGGCCTCGCTCCGTGACGATTTCGGCGGGGAGGTCCCCGGCCGGCTCGACGCCCTGGTGACACTGCCCGGGGTGGGCCGCAAGACCGCCAACGTCGTCCTGGGCAACGCGTTCGGGGTCCCCGGCATCACGGTGGACACCCACTTCGGGCGGCTCGTCCGCCGCTGGAAGTGGACCGTGCAGGAGGACCCGGTGAAGGTGGAGGCCGACGTCGCCGCGATCTTCCCCAAGAGCGAGTGGACGATGCTCTCCCACCGGGTCGTCTTCCACGGCCGCCGTATCTGCCATGCCCGCAGACCGGCCTGCGGTGCCTGCCCGATCGCCCCGCTCTGCCCGGCGTACGGGGAGGGGGAGACGGATCCGGAGAAGGCCGGAAAGCTGCTGAAGTACGAGCTGGGCGGCTACCCGGGCCAGCGCCTCAGCCCGCCCCCGGACTACCCGGGGCGGCCGGCCCCGCCCCTGGGGACCGCCTGA
- a CDS encoding NUDIX hydrolase — protein MTHAQRTRAAGDAATAQAGAQQDSAITVTTEGMPDWLGPVAEAARTVRARQLSRFLPPKSGEGRQSAVLVLFGEGERGPELLLMERSGSLRSHAGQPSFPGGSLDPEDGDPATTGPLRAALREAEEETGLDPSGVQLFGVLPRLYIPVSGFVVTPVLGWWRVPSPVGAVDPAETARVFTVPVADLTDPANRATAVHPSGHAGPAFLVESALVWGFTAGVIDRIMHYAGWERPWDRAKQVPLDWRA, from the coding sequence ATGACGCACGCACAGAGGACACGGGCCGCGGGGGACGCGGCCACCGCACAGGCGGGCGCGCAGCAGGACAGCGCGATCACCGTCACCACCGAAGGGATGCCGGACTGGCTCGGTCCCGTCGCCGAGGCGGCGCGGACCGTCAGGGCGCGGCAGCTCAGCCGTTTCCTGCCGCCGAAGAGCGGTGAGGGCCGGCAGTCCGCCGTGCTGGTCCTCTTCGGCGAGGGTGAGCGCGGGCCCGAGCTGCTGCTGATGGAGCGTTCCGGCTCCCTGCGCTCCCACGCCGGCCAGCCGTCGTTCCCCGGGGGCTCACTCGACCCGGAGGACGGCGACCCCGCGACCACGGGACCGCTCCGGGCGGCTCTGAGGGAGGCCGAGGAGGAGACCGGTCTCGACCCGAGCGGTGTGCAGCTCTTCGGCGTGCTCCCCAGGCTGTACATCCCGGTCAGCGGATTCGTCGTCACCCCCGTCCTCGGCTGGTGGCGTGTGCCGAGCCCGGTGGGGGCGGTCGATCCGGCGGAGACCGCACGGGTCTTCACCGTCCCCGTGGCGGATCTCACGGACCCGGCGAACCGGGCCACGGCCGTTCACCCCAGCGGCCACGCGGGCCCGGCGTTCCTGGTCGAATCCGCACTGGTCTGGGGGTTCACCGCCGGTGTGATCGACCGCATCATGCACTACGCGGGATGGGAACGCCCCTGGGACCGGGCCAAGCAGGTGCCGCTCGACTGGCGCGCATGA
- a CDS encoding MarP family serine protease produces the protein MNVLDILLLLGAVWFAVIGYRQGFVVGILSVIGFLGGGLVAVYLLPVIWDRMTDGSEVSSTAAVVAVVIVIVCASVGQAFTTHLGNKLRRYITWSPARALDATGGALVNVVAMLLVAWLIGSALAGTSLPTLGKAVRNSSVLLGVSRVMPDQASNWFTDFSSVLAQNGFPQVFSPFANEPITEVRAPDPALAGSPVAARAKKSIVKVVGMAPGCGKVLEGTGFVFSDRRIMTNAHVVGGVDEPTVQIGGEGRLYDAKVVLYDWQRDIAVLDVPDLDAKPLEFTGADDDAESGDSAIVAGFPENGAYDVRSARIRGRIDADGPDIYHRGTVRRDVYSLFATVRQGNSGGPLLTPEGKVYGVVFAKSLDDPDTGYALTADEIREDIELGRNAAQQVDSEGCAL, from the coding sequence GTGAACGTGCTGGACATCCTGCTGCTGCTCGGCGCCGTATGGTTCGCGGTCATCGGCTATCGCCAGGGTTTCGTGGTCGGCATCCTGTCCGTGATCGGCTTTCTGGGCGGCGGTCTGGTGGCCGTCTACCTGCTTCCGGTCATCTGGGACCGGATGACCGACGGGTCGGAGGTGTCTTCCACGGCCGCCGTGGTCGCGGTGGTGATCGTGATCGTGTGCGCCTCCGTGGGACAGGCCTTCACCACGCATCTGGGCAACAAGCTCCGCCGGTACATCACGTGGTCGCCCGCCCGCGCCCTGGACGCCACCGGGGGCGCCCTGGTCAACGTCGTCGCCATGCTGCTGGTCGCCTGGCTGATCGGCTCGGCGCTCGCGGGCACGTCCCTGCCGACCCTGGGCAAGGCGGTCCGCAACTCCTCGGTGCTGCTCGGGGTCTCCCGGGTCATGCCGGACCAGGCGTCCAACTGGTTCACGGACTTCTCCTCGGTCCTCGCCCAGAACGGCTTCCCCCAGGTCTTCAGCCCCTTCGCCAACGAACCCATCACCGAGGTGCGGGCACCGGACCCGGCTCTGGCGGGCAGCCCCGTCGCGGCCCGCGCGAAGAAGTCCATCGTGAAGGTCGTCGGCATGGCACCGGGCTGCGGCAAGGTACTCGAAGGCACCGGCTTCGTCTTCTCCGACCGGCGCATCATGACCAACGCCCACGTGGTCGGGGGCGTCGACGAGCCGACCGTCCAGATCGGCGGCGAAGGCCGGCTCTACGACGCCAAGGTCGTCCTCTACGACTGGCAGCGTGACATCGCCGTACTGGACGTCCCGGACCTGGACGCGAAGCCGTTGGAGTTCACCGGGGCCGACGACGACGCGGAGAGCGGCGACAGTGCCATCGTCGCCGGCTTCCCGGAGAACGGCGCCTACGACGTACGTTCCGCCCGCATCCGGGGCCGCATCGACGCCGACGGCCCGGACATCTACCACCGGGGCACGGTGCGGCGCGACGTGTACTCGCTGTTCGCGACCGTGCGCCAGGGGAACTCGGGCGGCCCGCTGCTCACCCCCGAGGGCAAGGTGTACGGCGTGGTGTTCGCCAAGTCCCTCGACGACCCGGACACGGGTTACGCGCTGACGGCCGACGAGATCCGCGAGGACATCGAGCTCGGCAGGAACGCCGCCCAGCAGGTCGACAGCGAGGGCTGCGCCCTCTGA
- a CDS encoding alpha/beta fold hydrolase, translating into MTDPDFSASTGPAGPVVPPGGTGGPVRIEGPWTHRDVAANGARFHIAELGDGPLVLLLHGFPQFWWTWRHQLTALADAGYRAVAMDLRGVGGSDRTPRGYDPANLALDVTGVIRSLGEPDAALVGHDMGGYLAWTAAVMRPKLVRRLVVSSMPHPRRWRSSMLSDLSQSRAGSHIWGFQRPWVPERQLVADDGALVGRLIRDWSGPRTPDFPDDGTLEVYRRAMCIPSTAHCSVEPYRWMVRSLLRPDGVQFNRRMKRPVRVPTLHLHGSLDPAMRTRSSAGSGEYVEAPYRWRLFDGLGHFPHEEDPVGFSTEVINWLKDPEPDR; encoded by the coding sequence ATGACCGACCCCGATTTCAGCGCATCCACCGGCCCGGCGGGACCCGTCGTGCCTCCGGGAGGCACCGGCGGTCCCGTACGGATCGAGGGTCCCTGGACCCACCGCGACGTGGCGGCCAACGGTGCGCGCTTCCACATCGCCGAACTCGGTGACGGACCGCTGGTGCTGCTGCTGCACGGCTTCCCGCAGTTCTGGTGGACCTGGCGCCACCAGCTGACCGCGTTGGCCGACGCCGGTTACCGGGCGGTGGCGATGGACCTGCGCGGGGTGGGCGGGAGCGACCGCACGCCCCGGGGCTACGACCCCGCCAACCTGGCGCTCGACGTCACCGGGGTGATCCGGTCGCTCGGCGAGCCGGACGCGGCGCTGGTCGGGCACGACATGGGCGGTTACCTCGCGTGGACGGCCGCCGTGATGCGGCCGAAGCTGGTGCGCCGGCTCGTGGTGTCGTCGATGCCGCACCCCCGCCGCTGGCGTTCCTCGATGCTCTCCGACCTGTCCCAGTCACGGGCCGGTTCACACATCTGGGGGTTCCAGCGTCCGTGGGTGCCCGAGCGTCAGCTGGTCGCGGACGACGGGGCTCTGGTGGGCCGCCTGATCCGCGACTGGTCAGGCCCCCGGACCCCGGACTTCCCCGACGACGGGACCCTGGAGGTCTACCGCCGGGCCATGTGCATCCCGTCGACGGCGCACTGCTCGGTCGAGCCGTACCGCTGGATGGTGCGTTCGCTGCTGCGTCCGGACGGTGTCCAGTTCAACCGCCGGATGAAACGGCCGGTGCGGGTGCCCACACTGCATCTGCACGGTTCACTCGATCCAGCGATGCGGACCCGTAGTTCCGCCGGGTCCGGAGAGTACGTCGAGGCACCCTACCGGTGGCGACTTTTCGACGGTCTGGGGCACTTCCCCCACGAGGAGGATCCGGTCGGCTTCTCGACCGAAGTCATCAACTGGCTCAAGGATCCCGAACCCGATCGGTGA
- a CDS encoding phage holin family protein codes for MSDPSNYPGSTDRSLGQLFASATAEMSALVHDEIALAKAEMRQDVKRGVIGSASAAVAGVLLLFSIPVLSFAAAYGIHNLGLGLAWSFLIVGGAFILLGALIFLFGLAKLKKVKPPEKSIASAKQTAAVLQSAKPHPRPAVAVASLERNQGSTLLDKAIENRPVQDKPASVTRSST; via the coding sequence ATGAGCGACCCCAGCAACTACCCGGGCAGCACCGACCGCAGTCTCGGTCAGCTGTTCGCGTCAGCCACGGCCGAGATGTCCGCGCTGGTGCACGACGAAATCGCCCTGGCCAAGGCCGAGATGCGCCAGGACGTGAAGCGCGGCGTGATCGGCAGCGCCTCGGCCGCCGTCGCCGGAGTACTGCTCCTCTTCTCGATCCCCGTGCTGAGCTTCGCGGCGGCCTACGGCATCCACAACCTCGGGCTCGGCCTCGCCTGGTCGTTCCTGATCGTCGGCGGAGCCTTCATTCTTCTGGGGGCCCTGATCTTCCTCTTCGGGCTCGCCAAGCTGAAGAAGGTCAAGCCGCCGGAGAAGTCCATCGCTTCCGCCAAGCAGACCGCCGCGGTCCTGCAGAGCGCCAAGCCCCACCCCCGGCCCGCCGTCGCGGTGGCGTCGCTCGAACGGAACCAGGGCAGCACGCTCCTGGACAAGGCCATCGAGAACCGCCCGGTCCAGGACAAGCCGGCATCTGTGACACGCTCGTCCACATGA